In Topomyia yanbarensis strain Yona2022 chromosome 2, ASM3024719v1, whole genome shotgun sequence, one DNA window encodes the following:
- the LOC131683937 gene encoding uncharacterized protein LOC131683937: protein MDNFWHEMMKVTGPVSATVRAALDRTKFVHGGLQYLDDPTIDAVEADIRRFPAMLQKSEDEVARMLAYPGDIKEFRFLTGERCVMKLIASKVQQYGFNCFYNPARTGVQKPVEQQPVVSQLEQTVIVEEVRNKIRDYYDRKCDGSKEHVDFCLKLANVGVEIQQDSNGDMARIICPFCDQLTAMMRRDKSGAWKISNFSAHIKFKHNLLNYPGKETGAADLDNSRKSRKRSHCDFSMDEFVTAHYDSTEQQLDSAIKIEVFEM from the exons GACAATTTTTGGCACGAAATGATGAAAGTGACGGGACCAGTTTCCGCAACCGTACGAGCCGCACTGGACCGGACAAAATTTGTTCACGGTGGACTACAGTACCTGGATGACCCGACCATCGATGCAGTGGAGGCGGATATCCGCCGATTTCCGGCTATGCTGCAGAAATCTGAGGACGAAGTGGCGCGGATGTTGGCTTATCCGGGTGATATCAAAGAATTTCGTTTTCTGACCGGTGAGCGCTGCGTGATGAAGTTGATAGCTTCCAAAGTACAGCAGTATGGTTTCAATTGCTTCTACAATCCAGCCAGAACAGGTGTCCAAAAGCCGGTCGAGCAACAACCTGTTGTATCTCAATTGGAGCAAACTGTAATCGTAGAAGAAGTTAGAAATAAAATTCGAGATTATTATGATAGAAA atGCGACGGAAGTAAGGAACATGTCGATTTTTGCTTGAAATTAGCCAACGTTGGTGTGGAAATACAGCAGGATAGCAACGGCGACATGGCACGAATTATATGCCCTTTCTGTGATCAGTTGACGGCAATGATGCGACGGGACAAATCCGGTGCCtggaaaatatccaacttttcaGCTCATATCAAGTTCAAACACAACCTTCTGAACTATCCGGGAAAGGAGACGGGAGCGGCTGATTTGGACAACTCAAGGAAATCACGGAAAAGATCTCACTGCGACTTTTCGATGGATGAATTCGTTACGGCGCATTATGATTCTACGGAACAGCAGTTGGATTCGGCAATTAAGATTGAGGTATTCGAGATGTAA